In Ochotona princeps isolate mOchPri1 chromosome 33, mOchPri1.hap1, whole genome shotgun sequence, one DNA window encodes the following:
- the ARID3A gene encoding AT-rich interactive domain-containing protein 3A: protein MKLQAVMETLLQRQQQQRARQELEARQQEPPAVSGPPAPRARGTPDQEREPEQARMQRAQMAALAAMRAAAAGLGHPPSPRGPEDDGGPAAEGSPGSPAAPARSREGPPEPVASDDDDPKPKWEEEEELEEDLGDEEEEYEEEEEEEEEEEEEEEEGLGPPGVAGLGSTALFPRKAPPPPALRGDGLPRALGGQERPGPGPASAAGATPTASQLQPPDPGDWTYEEQFKQLYELDGDPKRKEFLDDLFSFMQKRGTPVNRIPIMAKQVLDLFMLYVLVTEKGGLVEVINRKLWREITKGLNLPTSITSAAFTLRTQYMKYLYPYECEKRGLSNPSELQAAIDSNRREGRRHSFGGSLFTYSPKLPVSSLGLATSTNGSSMTPAAPKIKKEEDSPIPIPVPGRLPVSLAGHPVVAAQAAAVQAAAAQAAVAAQAAALEQLREKLECGEPPEKKMALVVDGQQQRLMQRALQQNFLAMTAQLPMSIRISSQASDSRQDPATTLSGSNGSNSISMSVEINGIMYTGVLFAQPPATMAPSAPSKGGAGTSGSSGGGGGRGAAGGGSSSSSSSSSSGGVGGQVGPTPPTSSTSSNSVP, encoded by the exons ATGAAGCTTCAGGCCGTCATGGAGACACTcctgcagcggcagcagcagcagcgtgcgCGCCAGGAGCTGGAGGCCCGGCAACAGGAGCCCCCCGCCGTCTCCGGCCCCCCGGCTCCCCGGGCCCGCGGCACCCCGGACCAGGAGCGAGAACCGGAGCAGGCCCGGATGCAGCGGGCGCAGATGGCTGCCCTGGCTGCCATGCGGGCTGCCGCCGCTGGTCTGGGCCACCCACCCAGTCCCCGCGGCCCGGAGGATGACGGGGGACCGGCCGCTGAGGGCTCCCCAGGCTCACCGGCCGCGCCTGCCCGCAGCAGAGAAGGGCCTCCCGAGCCTGTGGCCTCTGATGATGATGACCC GAAGCCCaaatgggaggaggaggaggagcttgaAGAAGACCTAGGAGATGAAGAGGAGGAgtatgaggaggaggaggaggaggaggaagaagaggaggaggaggaggaggagggcctggGTCCCCCTGGTGTGGCCGGCCTGGGTTCCACAGCCCTGTTCCCCCGCAAGGCCCCGCCACCCCCGGCCCTCCGTGGTGATGGCCTCCCCCGGGCGCTGGGTGGCCAGGAGCGGCCgggccctgggccagcctctgctgcaggggcCACCCCCACGGCATCCCAGCTGCAGCCGCCCGACCCTGGGGACTGGACGTACGAGGAGCAGTTCAAGCAG CTCTACGAGCTAGATGGAGACCCCAAGCGCAAGGAATTCCTGGACGACCTGTTCAGCTTCATGCAGAAACGAG GGACCCCCGTGAACCGCATCCCCATCATGGCCAAGCAGGTGCTCGACCTCTTCATGCTATATGTGCTGGTGACCGAGAAGGGCGGCCTAGTGGAAGTCATCAACCGGAAACTGTGGCGGGAGATCACCAAGGGCCTCAACCTGCCCACGTCCATCACCAGTGCCGCCTTCACCCTGCGGACCCA GTACATGAAGTACTTGTACCCCTACGAGTGCGAGAAGCGCGGCCTTAGCAACCCCAGCGAGCTTCAGGCTGCCATCGACAGCAACCGGCGTGAGGGGCGGCGTCACAGCTTTGGGGGATCCCTCTTCACCTACTCGCCCAAGCTGCCCGTGTCCTCACTGGGCCTGGCCACCAGCACCAACGGTAGCTCCATGACCCCCGCGGCCCCCAAGATCAAGAAAG AGGAGGACTCGCCCATTCCGATCCCGGTGCCTGGCCGCCTGCCTGTCTCCCTGGCAGGTCACCCAGTAGTGGCGGCCCAGGCAGCAGCCGTGCAGGCGGCGGCGGCCCAGGCGGCCGTGGCGGCCCAGGCGGCAGCACTGGAGCAGCTGCGGGAGAAGCTGGAGTGCGGGGAGCCGCCTGAGAAGAAGATGGCGCTGGTGGTAGACGGGCAGCAGCAGCGGCTCATGCAGCGTGCCCTGCAGCAGAACTTCCTGGCCATGACGGCCCAGCTGCCCATGAGCATCCGCATCAGCAGCCAAG CCTCCGACAGTCGCCAGGACCCTGCCACAACCCTCAGTGGCTCCAACGGCAGCAACAGCATCAGCATGTCAGTGGAGATCAACGGCATTATGTACACAG GGGTGCTGTTTGCTCAGCCACCAGCCACGATGGCACCGTCGGCTCCCAGCAAAGGCGGCGCTGGCACCAGTggcagcagtggtggtggtggtggccgcGGAGCAGCTGGCggtggtagcagcagcagcagcagcagcagcagcagcgggggCGTGGGTGGCCAGGTCGGACCAACACCCCCAACTTCTTCTACCTCAAGCAACTCGGTGCCTTAA
- the WDR18 gene encoding WD repeat-containing protein 18, giving the protein MSHFRGGKMAAPMEVAVCTDSAAPLWSCVVWELHSGANLLTYRGGQAGPRGLALLNGEYLLAAQLGKNYISAWEVQRKDQLQQKIMCPGPVTCLTTSPNGLYVLAGIAESIYLWEVCTGNLLVILNRHYQDVSCLKFTGDSSHFLSGGQDCLVLAWNLCSVLQVDPARIPAPRHVWSRHTLPVTDLHCGCGGPLARVATSSLDQTVKLWEISSGELLLSVLFDVGIMAVTMDLAEHHIFCGGSNGSIFQVDLCTWPGQSERSFQPEQEAGKVFRGHRNQVTCLSVSTDSTMLLSGSHDETVRLWDIRSKQCVRTVALKGPVTNAAIMLAPVGMLSSDFRPSLPLPYFNRHLLGAEHGDEPRRGGFTLRLGLHQQGSEPSYLDRTEQLHKVMCGTMEKSVLGGQDRLRVRVTALEEEVRSLRKINRDLFDFSTHIITRPAK; this is encoded by the exons ATGTCGCACTTCCGGGGCGGCAAGATGGCGGCGCCCATGGAGGTGGCCGTGTGTACGGACTCGGCGGCCCCGCTGTGGAGCTGCGTGGTGTGGGAGCTCCACTCGGGCGCCAACCTGCTCACGTACCGCGGCGGGCAGGCGGGGCCCCGCGGCCTGGCGCTGCTCAATGGCGAGTACCTGCTGGCCGCGCAGCTGGGCAAGAACTACATCAGCGCCTGGGAGGTGCAGCGCAAG GACCAGCTGCAACAGAAGATCATGTGTCCCGGGCCCGTCACCTGTCTGACCACTTCACCCAATGGCCTCTACGTCCTGGCGGGCATCGCAGAAAGCATATACCTGTGGGAG gtCTGTACTGGGAACCTGCTGGTGATCCTCAACCGGCACTACCAAGATGTCTCGTGTCTCAAGTTCACGGGGGACAGTAGCCACTTCCTGTCGGGGGGCCAGGACTGCCTGGTACTGGCGTGGAACCTCTGCAG TGTGCTGCAGGTGGACCCCGCCAGGATCCCTGCTCCACGGCACGTCTGGTCTCGCCACACGCTCCCGGTCACAGACCTGCACTGCGGCTGTGGGGGCCCTCTGGCCAGGGTGGCCACCTCCTCACTGGACCAGACAGTGAAG CTGTGGGAGATCTCATCGGGGGAGCTGCTGCTCTCCGTGCTGTTTGACGTGGGCATCATGGCCGTCACCATGGACCTGGCTGAGCACCACATCTTCTGCGGGGGCAGCAACGGCTCCATCTTCCAGGTGGACCTCTGCACCTGG CCCGGGCAGAGCGAGCGGAGCTTCCagccagagcaggaagctgggaaggtTTTCCGAGGGCACAG GAACCAGGTCACGTGCCTGTCGGTGTCCACGGACAGCACCATGCTGCTGTCCGGCTCCCACGACGAGACGGTGCGCCTATGGGACATACGGAGTAAGCAGTGCGTCCGTACCGTGGCACTCAAAG GCCCTGTGACCAACGCAGCCATCATGCTGGCACCCGTGGGCATGCTCAGCTCTGACTTCCGGCCCAGCTTGCCGTTGCCCTACTTCAACAGGCACCTGCTGGGGGCGGAGCACGGGGATGAGCCCCGCCGAGGGGGCTTCACGCTGCGCCTAGGTCTCCACCAGCAG GGGTCAGAGCCCAGCTACCTGGACCGCACAGAGCAGCTACACAAGGTTATGTGCGGCACCATGGAGAAG agCGTGCTGGGCGGCCAGGACCGGCTGCGGGTGCGCGTGACCGCGCTGGAGGAGGAGGTGCGCAGCCTGCGCAAGATCAACCGGGACCTGTTCGACTTCTCCACGCATATCATCACGCG